One segment of Drosophila mauritiana strain mau12 chromosome 3R, ASM438214v1, whole genome shotgun sequence DNA contains the following:
- the LOC117145628 gene encoding uncharacterized protein LOC117145628, with amino-acid sequence MENQKDLVTQRTWRRILEHLTPVKGYKAAERKVSWYRGLSQSQMAAANALFDILRENMDKNTTSNVAKLMVKLGLHPNPPWKTLHMVIKLSRGNDLAFLWFLMEMCYKTPNHGETYSVNEQIIMTAIFRLDLFPTLRELDRWLPLPHSSQSDRDKADALRQRNQRLKKEKEDERQGELARKAKIVRPLSPYFQEPNIPGRIRNERKLLSDYPDTAATLFHMDEEPLEAYLWSRWFGTYTLNDAHRVGKSIIFEEINSIFKSFKAASLPTRDVESLCAHHQYIREMEKSLKDKLEMMKRRKCVELIEAKNRLEERKRKRVIQELEEMSACYLKRFQEMAARARLASTSKTLFGGSSVKASYFGCPNNEIRCQTFEAERVTENHISDRPKSGSGGDIRLTSGAEAKTKTKSRSRSRSSSKSRRSRKPQSKARSTKEPEVVVEAPVLPPRTAKEDFRDITIRLLKGENPILKGCPDFQLDPPHCAKCLIFDPQRGLPQKPQKKHRPSSLMQFLQNCASEGNEEEDSHHEMAANPSAHSVQEPKLFDLGLLGRNCARFNYRELFGSLQRTQLDDERMRLKEAFVRAIDDDVQYLSAALSGEEEGSLDALVDRAAKRVFAQDVKAFHEELKKMNKQKAAKEYNPDSRLNFGQEFYDPENIPLMKEMLRLGLEKVAQDKRYVLPTLPDVHSVPYLIEWIRLRYGKRYSYGEKKQILNRDKLVMDQITWMMHTNLEKIPTLPVGDNFTDLAKLRGLTKKLRERYTNKFLEAIMEVERVFYSAMKPHLCNLATEETFLAYLPAHFHDLGFTVNTVS; translated from the coding sequence ATGGAAAATCAAAAGGATCTGGTCACCCAGCGCACCTGGCGCCGCATCTTGGAGCACCTGACCCCGGTGAAGGGATACAAAGCGGCAGAGAGGAAAGTCAGCTGGTACCGAGGACTGTCCCAATCCCAGATGGCGGCAGCAAATGCATTGTTCGATATCCTGAGGGAAAATATGGATAAGAATACCACCTCTAATGTTGCGAAGCTAATGGTGAAACTGGGACTCCATCCCAATCCGCCGTGGAAAACTCTGCATATGGTGATCAAACTGAGCCGGGGTAATGATCTGGCCTTCCTCTGGTTCCTCATGGAAATGTGCTACAAGACACCCAATCACGGCGAGACCTACAGTGTCAACGAGCAGATCATCATGACGGCTATCTTCCGGTTGGACCTCTTTCCCACTCTGAGGGAACTGGACCGCTGGCTGCCCCTGCCACATTCCTCGCAATCGGATAGGGATAAAGCAGACGCCCTAAGGCAGAGAAATCAGAGATTGAAGAAGGAAAAGGAGGATGAGCGCCAAGGGGAATTGGCCAGAAAGGCAAAGATCGTGAGACCTCTATCTCCTTACTTTCAGGAACCCAATATACCCGGAAGGATTCGAAACGAGCGAAAATTGCTGTCGGACTATCCAGACACTGCAGCCACTCTTTTTCACATGGATGAGGAACCCCTCGAAGCTTACCTCTGGTCCCGCTGGTTCGGAACCTACACCTTGAACGACGCCCACCGCGTGGGAAAATCCATAATCTTCGAGGAGATTAACAGCATCTTCAAGTCCTTCAAGGCAGCCTCATTGCCAACCCGCGACGTGGAATCCTTATGTGCCCATCATCAGTACATTCGGGAGATGGAAAAGTCCCTAAAGGACAAGCTGGAGATGATGAAGCGGAGAAAGTGCGTGGAGCTCATCGAAGCGAAAAATAGACTGGAGGAGAGAAAGCGTAAGCGGGTGATTCAGGAGCTGGAAGAAATGAGTGCCTGCTACTTGAAGCGGTTCCAGGAAATGGCGGCCAGAGCCAGATTGGCCTCCACCAGTAAGACTCTGTTTGGAGGCAGTTCCGTCAAGGCATCTTATTTTGGCTGCCCCAATAATGAGATCAGGTGTCAGACATTTGAGGCGGAACGGGTAACGGAAAATCATATAAGTGATAGACCCAAAAGTGGAAGTGGTGGTGATATTAGGCTAACAAGCGGGGCAGAGGCCAAAACGAAAACCAAATCTAGATCTCGATCCAGATCTAGCTCAAAAAGCAGGAGATCAAGGAAGCCTCAAAGTAAAGCGCGATCCACTAAAGAGCCTGAAGTAGTGGTAGAAGCTCCTGTACTCCCTCCCAGAACGGCCAAGGAAGATTTTCGCGATATCACGATCAGATTATTGAAAGGAGAAAACCCCATCTTAAAAGGGTGTCCCGACTTTCAATTGGATCCTCCACACTGCGCCAAGTGCCTAATTTTCGACCCCCAAAGGGGCTTACcccaaaaaccacaaaaaaaacacCGGCCTAGTAGCCTAATGCAGTTCCTACAAAATTGCGCCTCTGAAGGGAATGAGGAGGAGGATTCCCACCACGAAATGGCTGCTAATCCTTCCGCCCATTCCGTTCAGGAACCAAAGCTTTTCGATCTGGGACTTTTAGGAAGGAATTGCGCGAGGTTCAACTATCGTGAGTTGTTTGGCTCGCTGCAGAGGACTCAATTGGACGACGAACGGATGCGTCTAAAGGAGGCCTTTGTAAGAGCCATCGACGATGATGTTCAGTACCTCAGTGCGGCCTTAAGTGGCGAGGAAGAGGGTTCTCTGGATGCTTTGGTGGACCGAGCAGCCAAGAGGGTGTTTGCGCAAGATGTTAAGGCCTTTCACGAGGagctaaaaaaaatgaataagcAAAAGGCTGCTAAAGAGTATAATCCCGATTCTCGTTTGAATTTCGGCCAAGAGTTTTACGATCCCGAGAATATCCCCTTGATGAAGGAGATGTTAAGGTTGGGCCTCGAGAAGGTGGCCCAGGACAAGAGATATGTATTGCCCACCCTCCCCGATGTCCACTCTGTGCCCTACCTCATCGAATGGATACGATTACGTTATGGAAAACGCTATTCCTATGGGGAAAAGAAACAGATTTTGAATAGAGATAAGCTGGTAATGGATCAAATAACATGGATGATGCACACCAACCTCGAGAAGATTCCTACCCTGCCGGTTGGAGACAACTTTACTGACTTGGCCAAGCTGAGGGGGCTGACCAAGAAGCTCAGGGAACGCTATACCAATAAGTTCCTTGAAGCCATCATGGAAGTGGAGAGGGTCTTTTATTCGGCCATGAAACCCCATCTCTGCAATTTAGCAACTGAAGAGACCTTTTTGGCCTACTTGCCCGCCCATTTCCACGACCTGGGCTTCACTGTTAATACCGTAAGCTGA
- the LOC117144236 gene encoding high affinity copper uptake protein 1, translating into MDHHGVDVSEGHVHHHASHGSPAPAPPTSAHEGHHSPEMTHHGNHGEHTKHGHHDGGGHDMSMAMFFHTGDAETILFKFWRTESAMALTLSCLLIFVVAVLYEALKFFREWLFSWDRKRLAGGRDQYNRPRRYREANYNYNQPTYPPRTNQQSGTQIYAYRPRSPSMPPLQPPGRSSPQAQSSLILTQHTHHHVQENTPPAGKTTKLKVYCSGMHILQTFLHVLQVLISFLLMLVFMTFNVWLCVAVLLGAGVGYYIFCAFRTNVQEHCN; encoded by the coding sequence ATGGACCACCATGGAGTTGATGTTTCAGAGGGCCACGTCCACCATCACGCTTCTCATGGATCCCCGGCGCCTGCTCCACCGACTTCCGCTCACGAAGGACACCATTCACCTGAAATGACTCATCATGGAAACCATGGAGAGCACACTAAGCACGGCCATCACGATGGTGGAGGCCACGACATGTCCATGGCGATGTTCTTTCATACTGGCGATGCGGAGACCATTCTCTTCAAGTTCTGGCGCACTGAATCCGCCATGGCGCTGACTCTTTCTTGCCTTCTAATTTTTGTGGTTGCGGTGCTCTATGAGGCCCTTAAGTTCTTCAGAGAGTGGCTGTTCTCGTGGGACCGGAAGCGATTGGCGGGCGGAAGGGATCAGTATAATCGGCCAAGAAGATATAGAGAGGCCAACTACAATTACAACCAGCCAACGTATCCCCCACGGACCAACCAACAATCGGGAACCCAGATCTACGCCTACCGCCCAAGGTCGCCATCGATGCCGCCTCTTCAGCCGCCAGGACGGAGCTCTCCTCAGGCGCAATCCTCGCTGATCCTGACCCAGCACACTCACCATCATGTTCAGGAAAATACCCCTCCCGCTGGCAAAACCACCAAGCTCAAGGTCTATTGCTCCGGGATGCACATCCTGCAGACCTTCCTGCACGTCCTGCAGGTGCTCATATCCTTTTTGCTAATGCTCGTCTTCATGACCTTCAATGTGTGGCTCTGTGTGGCCGTTCTGCTGGGCGCCGGTGTAGGGTACTACATATTCTGCGCCTTCAGGACCAACGTCCAGGAGCACTGCAACTAA